The following proteins are encoded in a genomic region of Trichocoleus sp.:
- a CDS encoding glutamyl-tRNA amidotransferase: MKDAEGRVYLAVNGTLMRGLELNENLQRAGAKFVQETTTAPIYRLWSIYDRHPAMLRVLEGGAAIALEVWAVPSAGICDILMQEPAGLSIGKVVLANGDTVLGVLGEPFLCENQPEITQWGGWRSYRNQG; encoded by the coding sequence ATGAAAGATGCTGAGGGACGGGTTTATCTTGCAGTCAATGGTACGCTGATGCGCGGTTTGGAACTCAACGAGAATTTACAGCGTGCTGGAGCCAAGTTTGTTCAAGAAACCACCACTGCGCCAATTTATCGCCTCTGGTCAATTTACGATCGCCATCCTGCCATGCTGCGCGTTTTAGAAGGAGGAGCCGCCATTGCACTGGAAGTGTGGGCTGTTCCCTCAGCCGGAATCTGTGACATTCTGATGCAAGAACCCGCCGGGCTCTCGATCGGCAAAGTCGTTTTAGCCAACGGTGATACGGTACTGGGTGTTTTGGGAGAACCTTTTCTCTGTGAGAATCAGCCAGAAATTACGCAGTGGGGTGGGTGGCGATCGTATCGGAATCAGGGATAG
- a CDS encoding HlyD family efflux transporter periplasmic adaptor subunit, translating to MDIIRKPRQGWVVATVGGIVALGLVGVGVSRLVAANQERKQAAIEAAKPAPERVEVVALGRLEPQGEVVRIGGPTGERISQLNVQQGDQVAAGAVLAQLDSYGERLAERDYAASQLAEAEKRLNAQSRYGQAQIQEAQTRVQQIDRPTNFEIAAQQANVRDLEAQLSMANTDLQRNQNLRNEGAISQRELDRQMTQVRQLQEQITSAKANLVRLEEKRRADLGNAQAQVQSQQANLSVTEVEAAVESARQNLKLAQAKLDRTIIRAPRQGRVLRVITHAGEAIGEQGILDLGNTSQMYVVAEVYESDVGLVKLGQTATISSRNGAFTTPLAGKVAEIGWQIFKNNVLDDDPAANADARVVEVKIRLDDSQPVEALTNLQVDVRINVK from the coding sequence ATGGATATCATCAGAAAACCTCGACAGGGCTGGGTTGTAGCAACAGTTGGCGGGATAGTTGCTTTAGGGCTAGTGGGAGTTGGGGTATCGCGCTTAGTTGCAGCAAACCAGGAACGTAAGCAAGCTGCGATCGAGGCAGCAAAACCTGCTCCAGAACGGGTAGAAGTGGTGGCACTGGGGCGATTAGAGCCACAAGGAGAGGTAGTTCGGATCGGCGGACCCACCGGAGAACGGATTAGCCAGTTGAACGTGCAGCAGGGTGATCAGGTTGCAGCCGGAGCTGTATTGGCACAGTTAGATAGCTATGGAGAACGGTTAGCAGAGCGAGATTATGCTGCTAGTCAGTTGGCGGAGGCAGAGAAGCGCCTAAATGCCCAAAGTCGCTACGGACAGGCGCAGATTCAGGAGGCCCAAACTCGCGTCCAGCAGATCGATCGCCCCACAAATTTTGAAATTGCTGCACAGCAGGCAAATGTGCGTGATCTGGAAGCACAATTATCGATGGCAAACACTGACCTTCAGCGCAACCAAAACCTCCGCAATGAAGGGGCAATTTCGCAGCGAGAACTCGATCGCCAAATGACCCAGGTTCGCCAACTTCAGGAACAGATCACCAGCGCTAAAGCAAATCTGGTGCGGCTGGAAGAAAAACGACGAGCCGATCTGGGCAATGCTCAAGCACAGGTTCAATCGCAGCAGGCAAATCTTTCTGTGACTGAAGTTGAAGCAGCAGTGGAGTCGGCGCGGCAAAATTTGAAGCTGGCACAAGCAAAACTGGATCGCACTATCATTCGCGCTCCGCGTCAGGGTCGAGTGTTGCGCGTCATTACTCATGCGGGTGAGGCGATCGGAGAACAGGGCATTCTCGATCTGGGCAATACCAGCCAGATGTATGTGGTCGCAGAAGTTTACGAGTCGGATGTGGGTCTGGTGAAGCTTGGACAGACAGCAACGATTAGCAGCCGCAACGGTGCATTTACAACCCCACTTGCTGGAAAAGTTGCAGAAATTGGCTGGCAAATTTTCAAAAACAATGTGCTGGATGATGATCCGGCAGCAAACGCTGATGCCAGGGTTGTGGAAGTTAAAATTCGCTTAGATGACAGCCAACCCGTTGAAGCGCTAACAAATCTCCAAGTCGATGTCAGGATTAACGTGAAATGA